One window of Raphanus sativus cultivar WK10039 unplaced genomic scaffold, ASM80110v3 Scaffold0522, whole genome shotgun sequence genomic DNA carries:
- the LOC108814544 gene encoding F-box protein At1g67340, translating into MLPVRKTKRTFNSTDAGDGVFTPGNKRRRCLSSPASSKAGPDLLDTIPDDLVVSILRRLASTSRCPADFISVLMTCKRLKSLATSPLVLSRLSRKAIAVKAQNWTEEAHRFLKRCVDAGSLEACYTLGMIRFYCLQNRGNGASLMAKAAISSYAPALYSLAVIQFNGSGGSKNDKDLRAGVALCARAAFLGHVDALRELGHCLQDGYGVPQNVSEGRRFLVQANARELAAVLSSGTDARSWLTLPHPNQTQTGGCPLLSDFGCNVPAPEIHPANRFLADWFAVRGGDAPGDGLRLCSHGGCGRPETRKHEFRRCSVCGVVNYCSRACQALDWKLRHKMDCAPVEQDAAGGDGEGNVQMEGNVDGDNVLVPMS; encoded by the exons ATGTTGCCCGTAAGGAAAACCAAAAGAACTTTTAACTCCACCGACGCCGGAGACGGCGTCTTTACGCCGGGAAATAAACGACGAAGATGTCTTTCTTCTCCGGCGTCATCTAAAGCAGGACCCGATTTGTTAGATACAATCCCAGACGATCTTGTTGTTTCTATCCTTCGTAGACTTGCTTCTACATCTCGATGTCCTGCCGATTTCATCAGCGTTTTAATGAC ATGTAAGAGATTAAAGAGTTTAGCAACGAGTCCTCTTGTTCTGTCGAGATTGTCTCGGAAAGCGATTGCCGTAAAGGCTCAGAATTGGACGGAAGAAGCTCACCGGTTTCTCAAACGCTGCGTCGACGCCGGAAGCCTCGAGGCTTGCTACACTCTCGGCATG ATTCGGTTTTACTGTCTGCAAAACAGAGGAAACGGCGCGTCGCTGATGGCCAAAGCCGCGATTAGCTCCTACGCGCCCGCGTTATACTCTTTAGCCGTGATTCAGTTCAACGGAAGCGGCGGTTCCAAGAACGACAAGGATCTCCGAGCCGGCGTGGCTTTATGCGCGCGTGCCGCTTTCTTGGGACACGTCGACGCGCTTCGGGAGCTTGGTCACTGCCTCCAAGATGGCTACGGCGTTCCGCAGAACGTCTCCGAGGGTCGGAGGTTCCTCGTCCAAGCCAACGCTCGCGAGCTCGCCGCCGTTTTATCCTCCGGGACCGATGCTCGGTCGTGGCTCACTTTACCGCATCCTAACCAGACCCAAACCGGTGGCTGCCCGTTGCTGAGCGATTTCGGATGCAATGTCCCGGCGCCGGAGATACATCCGGCGAACAGGTTTTTGGCGGATTGGTTCGCCGTACGCGGCGGAGATGCTCCCGGAGATGGGTTGAGGCTGTGTTCTCACGGCGGATGTGGACGGCCGGAGACGAGGAAGCATGAGTTCCGGAGGTGTTCTGTTTGTGGCGTTGTGAATTACTGTTCACGCGCTTGTCAGGCTCTTGATTGGAAACTCCGGCATAAGATGGATTGTGCTCCGGTGGAACAAGATGCGGCCGGTGGTGACGGAGAAGGTAACGTTCAGATGGAGGGAAACGTTGACGGTGATAACGTATTGGTGCCCATGAGTTAA
- the LOC108832729 gene encoding uncharacterized protein LOC108832729, with amino-acid sequence MGFIMEFAENLVLRLMEDPEVRDRKAREHIYEMHERCKKIKEMWALPIRPYGFWTFERHNAQLRWDPQISQVAGRRDPYDDLLQDHPSSSN; translated from the coding sequence ATGGGTTTCATAATGGAGTTTGCGGAGAATCTGGTGCTGAGGTTGATGGAGGATCCGGAGGTGAGAGACAGGAAAGCGAGGGAGCACATATATGAGATGCACGAGAGGTGCAAGAAGATTAAGGAGATGTGGGCTTTGCCTATTCGTCCTTATGGTTTCTGGACTTTTGAGCGTCACAACGCTCAGCTTCGTTGGGATCCTCAGATCAGTCAGGTTGCTGGTCGTAGGGACCCTTATGATGATCTCCTTCAGGACCACCCTTCTTCCTCAAACTAA
- the LOC108832731 gene encoding meiosis-specific protein ASY1 — MVMAQKLKEAEITEQDSLLLTRNLLRIAIFNISYIRGLFPENYFNDKSVPALDMKIKKLLPIDPESRRLIDWMEKGVYDALQKKYLKTLMFCICESVEGPMIEEYSFNFSYSDSDSQEVRMDISRTGTKKRGGTFNSTADITQNQMRSSACKMVRTLVQLMRTLDKMPDKRTIVMKLMYYDDVTPPDYEPPFFRGCTEEEAQHVWTKDPLRMEVGNVNSKHLVLTLKVKSVLDPCEDENDDMQDDGKSTGPNSVHDDQPSDSDSEISQTKETQFLLAPVEKQDDDDGEVDEDDTQDPVESQQQLARVKDWIISRHLNTLELTDVLSNFPDISIALTEEIVDQLEKEGVLSKTGKDTYIITRDKAQWSEFNFVKDEADGKTAPKDEKSIAPKDYMYMKALYHSLPMQYVTVTKLHNMLDGEANQTQVRKLIDRMIQEGYVEDSSNRRLGKRVIHSAFTENKLNEVRKVLATDDDMDVDVDETVNKTNGQDAKLTPDVSTRGGIHSIGSDMTRTKGRSGMQQNGSVLSEQTISKANNNTPVSSNAQPVASRESFAVKGMGAKIFKDANSDGSQASQDRRYRKTSMVREPILQYSKRQKSQAN; from the exons ATG GTAATGGCTCAGAAGCTGAAGGAAGCTGAGATCACCGAACAGGACTCGCTCCTTCTG ACTAGGAATCTGCTTCGTATTGCTATCTTCAACATCAGCTACATCAGGGGACTCTTTCCCGAGAACTACTTCAATGATAAATCGGTTCCTGCTTTAG ATATGAAGATTAAGAAGCTGTTGCCTATAGATCCTGAATCACGCCGATTGATTGACTGGATGGAGAAAG GTGTCTACGATGCGCTGCAGAAGAAGTATTTGAAGACGCTCATGTTCTGCATATGTGAATCCGTAGAGGGTCCGATGATTGAGGAATACTCAT TCAATTTCAGCTATTCGGATTCTGATAGCCAAGAAGTCAGGATGGACATCAGTCGTACTGGGACTAAGAAACGTGGAGGGACTTTTAACTCCACTGCTGACATTACCCAAAACCAAATGAG GAGTTCAGCTTGCAAAATGGTCCGCACACTAGTTCAGTTGATGAGGACCCTCGACAAAATGCCAGACAAG CGCACCATTGTGATGAAGCTTATGTACTACGATGATGTGACG CCACCAGATTACGAGCCACCTTTCTTCAGAGGCTgtacagaagaagaagctcagcATGTCTGGACgaaggatcctctgagaatggAAGTTGGTAATGTTAACAGCAAACATCTCGTGTTAACGCTTAAG GTCAAGAGCGTTCTTGATCCTTGTGAGGATGAAAATGATGACATGCAAGATGATGGAAAGAGTACAGGACCTAATTCTGTACATGATGACCAGCCTTCTGATTCAGATAGCGAG ATCAgtcaaacaaaagaaactcaaTTCCTTCTGGCGCCAGTAG AGAAACAAGACGATGATGATGGAGAGGTTGATGAAG ATGACACACAGGATCCGGTTGAGTCTCAACAGCAGCTAGCAAGGGTGAAGGACTGGATCATTTCCCGCCACCTCAATACTCTGGAGCTCACAGATGTCCTTTCAAACTTCCCCGATATCTCAATA GCTCTGACTGAAG AAATCGTGGATCAGCTGGAGAAAGAAGGTGTTCTTTCAAAAACAGGGAAGGACACGTACATTATAACCAGAGATAAG GCACAATGGAGCGAATTTAACTTTGTGAAAGATGAAGCTGATGGTAAAACTGCTCCAAAGGACGAGAAATCTATAGCTCCTAAAGACTACATGTACATGAAA GCGCTGTACCATTCTCTTCCAATGCAATATGTGACCGTTACAAAGCTTCACAACATGTTGGATGGTGAAGCCAACCAGACACAAGTTCGTAAGCTAATTGACCGAATGATCCAAGAGGGCTACGTGGAGGATTCTAGCAACCGCAGGCTAG GGAAGCGTGTAATTCACTCAGCTTTTACCGAGAATAAGCTAAATGAAGTCAGAAAAGTTCTTGCCACAGATGATGATATG GATGTGGATGTAGACGAAACTGTAAACAAGACCAACGGCCAAGATGCCAAACTAACCCCAG ATGTATCTACACGCGGAGGCATCCACTCCATTGGATCAGACATGACACGCACGAAAGGAAGATCTGGGATGCAGCAGAACGGATCGGTTCTAAGTGAACAGACCATCTCTAAAGCTAATAACAACACTCCAGTGAGCAGCAACGCACAG CCTGTGGCTTCGAGGGAGAGTTTTGCTGTAAAAGGAATGGGTGCTAAAATCTTCAAGGACGCTAACTCAGACGGTAGCCAAGCCTCACAAGACAGGCGTTACAGGAAAACTAGCATG GTGAGAGAGCCTATCCTGCAGTACTCGAAGCGCCAGAAATCTCAGGCTAATTGA